In the genome of Nonomuraea sp. NBC_00507, the window TGCCTGGCCGGGTGGTTGGCGGGCAGCTTGGAGACGTCGGCGTCGTAGGAGGCCCGGTAAGGGTTGAACCAGGCGTGGAACTCCAGGCCCCGCTTGTGGGCCTCGTCGATGAGGAACGGCAGCGGGTCCCAGCCGGGATCCTTGCCCGCGGTGCCCGTGAGGAACTGCGACCAGGGCTCGAGCGACGACTTGTAGAGCGCGTCGGAGGCGGGCCGCACCTGGACGAAGACGGCGTTGAAGTTGCGCTTGGCGGCGCTGTCCAGGATCTTGACGTATTCGGCCTTCTGCCGCTCGGCGGACAGCCCGCTCCGCGAGGGCCAGTCGATGTTCTTGACCGTGGCGATCCAGACGCCCCGGAGCTGGCGCTTCGGGTAGCGGGCGTCGGCCGTGCAGGCGGCCACGGGGGTGGCGGCGGTGGTCGTCTTCTTCTTGCTCGCCGCGGGGCTCTCGCTCGCACCGGGGCCGAACGCGTAGGCGGCGGAGGCGGTGACGACGGCGAGGGCTGCGGCGGCTAGGAGTGGGCGTCCAGTTCGCATAATGCCACCCAGTGTGACATCTGCTCAGGGATGGTCGGTACGAAAAACCGAAATGAAGTCGTGATGTCTTTGTGACAATACTCCATGGCTGGGCCGGGAGGGACCACAGCTTTCCCTCCCGGCTCCTCAGCTCATCCGAGCCCTCTCCTCGAGGCTCAGTCCTCGGCCGCCACCTTGGAGGCGAGGTTCGGCGGCAGCGGCTCGTAGCGCAGGAACGAGCGCGTAAAGGTGCCCGTGCCGTGTGACATGGATCTCAGGTCGATGGCGTAGCGCGTTATCTCCAGCTCGGGCACCTCGGCCTTGACCAGGGTGCGTCCGGTGCCGACGGGCTCGGTCCCGAGCACGCGCCCGCGCCGCGACGACAGGTCGGACATCACCGATCCCACGTGGTCGTCGGCCACCAGCACGGAGAGCTCGTCCACCGGCTCGAGCAGCAGGGTCGGCACCTTCGCCGCGGCCTCCTTCAGCGCCAGCTGGCCGGCGATCTGGAAGGCCATGTCGGAGGAGTCCACCGAGTGCGCCTTGCCGTCGTACAGCGTGACGCGCACGTCGACCATTGGATAGCCGGCGACGACGCCCCGCTCCATCTGGGCCCGCACGCCCTTCTCCACCGATGGGATGAACTGCCGGGGCACCACGCCGCCCACGATCTTGTCCACGAACTCGAACCCGCCGCCGGACGGCAGGGGCTCCACCTCGAGGTGGCAGATCGCGTACTGGCCGTGACCGCCGGTCTGCTTGACGTTGCGGCCCATCGCCTGGCACTTGCCGCCGAAGGTCTCGCGCAGCGGCACCCGCAGCTCGATCCGCTCGACCTCCACGCCGTGCCGCTTGGACAGCCGGTCGAGCAGCACGTCGGTGTGCGCCTCGCCCATGCACCACAGGACGAGCTGGCGGGTCTCGGCGTTGTTCTCCAGCCGCAGCGTGGGGTCCTCGGCCACGAGCCGGCCGAGTGCCTGCGACAGCTTGTCCTCGTCGGCCTTGGACTTGGCCCTGATCGCCACGGGCAGCAGCGGGTCGGGCATGGCCCAGGCGGTCATCAGCAGCGGCTGCTCGACGTCTGACAGCGTGTCGCCGGTCTCGGCCCGCGACAGCTTGGCCACCGCCACGATGTCGCCGGCCATGCCCTTGGCGGCGCCGCGCTGCTGTTTGCCCAGCGGGCAGGTCAGGGTGCCGATGCGCTCGTCCACGTCGTGGTCCTCGTGGCCGCGGTCGGCCAGGCCGTGCCCGGACACGTGCACGGTCATGTCGGGGCGCAGTGTGCCGGAGAAGACGCGGACGAGGCTGATGCGGCCCACGTACGGGTCGCTGGTGGTCTTGACGACCTCCGCCACGAGCGGCCCGTCCGGGTCACAGGCGATGCCCTTGACCGGTTTGCCGGACAGGTCGGTGATCTCCGGCATCGGGTGTTCGAGCGGCGACGGGAAGCCCTGGGTGATGACCTCCAGCACCTCCTGCATGCCGACGCCCAGCCCGCTGCAGAGCACCGGGTAGAAGCTGCCGCGTGCGACGGCCTTCTCCAGGTCCTCGATGAGGACCTTGGTGTCCATCGGCTCGCCCTCGAGGTATCTCTCCATGAGCGTCTCGTCTTCGCTCTCCTGGATGATGCCCTCGATCAGGGAGCCGCGGTATTCCTCGATCTGCGTCTCGTACTCCGCGCCGGGCTCCTTCTCGATGCGGGCGCCGGTCGCGTAGTTGTAGAACTTCTGGGTGAGCAGCCCGATCAGCCCGTTGACATGCCCGTTGGTGATCACCGGCAGGTAGAGGGGCGCCACGCCGTCGCCGAAGACGTCCTGGCAGGTGGCGAGCACCTCGTCGAAGTCGGCGCGCTGATGGTCGATCTTGGTGATCACGACCGCCCGCGGCATGCCGACCTGCGCGCACTCTTCCCAGAGCATCTGGGTGAGCCCGTCGATCCCGTCGGATGCCGACACCACGAACAACGCGGCGTCGGCCGCGCGCAGCCCGGCCCGCAGATCGCCCACGAAGTCGGCGTAGCCGGGGGTGTCGAGAAGGTTGATCTTGATTCCGTTGTGCAGCAGGGGGGCCAAGGCGAGATTGACCGACCGCTGTTGCCTGACCTCGACCTCGTCGAAGTCGCTGACCGTGTTGCCGTCCTCAACCCGTCCCGGGCGCTGAATAGTGCCCGTGGCGGCCAGCAGCTGCTCGACGAGAGTCGTCTTACCTGCTCCTGAGTGGCCGACCAGCACGACATTGCGTATCGCATCCGCCCTGTCGGCCGCGGGTGCCCTGCCCGCGGCTCCTGCGGCGCCTCCCGTGTTTCTTTCCGCCACGTCGCCTCCCGCGTCGTCGGTTTGTTTCCAACGCCGCGCCCGCGCGGAAGCTTGGCAGAAACCGCATGGACGCGGTGTGTTCACCAAATACCCGTGTGGCGGATATCACAAGAGGTGGAGGGCAAAGAAAGTTGTCAGGTCTTGATGGCCTACGATCGGACCGCGATGCTCAAACTCCTGCGCCCGGCCATGACCCGGATACTCACCCCGCTGGGCAGGGCCCTCGTGGGCCGCGGGATCGGCCCGAACGCCGTCACGGCGATCGGCACCCTCGGCACCGTCGTGTCCGCCCTGACCTTCTTCCCCCTGGGCCACCTGACCGTGGGGGCCCTTGTGATTACCGTCTTCGTGCTGTTCGACCTGCTCGACGGCGTGGTGGCCCGGCTCGGCGGGAAAGGGGGCAGCACCTGGGGCGCGTTTCTGGACTCGACGCTCGACCGGGTCGCCGACGCCGCCATCTTCGCCGGCCTGATCTTGTATTTCGTGTCCAGACAGGACACGCTGATGGCCTCGGTGACGCTGGTCTGCCTGATCGCCGGAACCCTGGTGTCCTACGCCAAGGCCAGGGCCGAGGGGCTCGGGCTCACGGCCGACGTCGGGCTGGCCGAGCGACCGGAGCGGCTGGTCGTGGCGCTGGTCGCGGCCTGCTTCTCGGGGCTCGGTGTGCCGTACATTCTGCCTGCGGGGATGTGGCTGCTGGCGGCGGCCAGCGTGATCACCGTGGGGCAGCGGGTGATGGCCGTTTACCGGCAGACGAGGGAGAAATGAGCGAGAAGGCGTCGTTCGGCGATCGCGTCGTGGCCGCGGGTTTCGCGGCCGGCTGGAAGCTCGTGCCGCTGCTGCCCGAGCGCCCGACGGCCGCGGTGTTCGGCTTCCTGGCCGACCGGGTGTGGGCCAGGCGCGGCAAGTCGGTGCGCCGGCTGGAGTCCAACCTGGCCAGGGTGACCGGACTCGACGTGGGCAGCCGGGAGCTGCGCGAGCTCACCAGGGCGGGCATGCGCTCGTACTTCCGCTACTTCCACGAGATCTTCCGGCTGCCGTCCATGAAGACCGAGGAGATCGTGCGGCGCACGCATGTCATCGGCGCCGAGCACGTCCACGACACCGTGGCGGCCGGGCGGGGCGTGGTGCTGGCGCTGCCGCACATGGGCAACTGGGACCAGGCCGGCGCCTGGCTGGTGGGCGTGGGCCATCCGTTCACGACCGTGGCCGAGCGGCTCAGGCCGGAGTCGTTGTTCCGCCGCTACGTGGCCTTCCGCGAGGGGCTCGGCATGGAGGTGCTGCCGCTGACCGGCGGCGACGGCCACAACTTCGCCTCGCTGGCCATCCGGGTGCGCAAGGGCGGCGTGGTGTGCCTGCCCGCTGAGCGCGATCTGACCAAGAGCGGCGTCGAGGTGCGCTTCTTCGGCGCCACCACGAAGGTGCCCGCGGGGCCGCCGCTGCTGGCCGTGCAGACCGGGGCCGCGCTGCTGCCGGCGATCGTCTACTTCGTCGACGGCGACTGGGGCATCCACATCCACGAGGAGGTCCCGGTCCCGCAGGAGGGCACCCGGCAGGAGAAGGTCGCGGTGGTGGCGCAGCGGCTGGCCGACGTGTTCGAGAAGGGCATCTCCGAGCATCCGGAGGACTGGCACATGTTGCAGCGGCTCTGGCTGGAGGACCTGCCTGCTCAGAAGGTCGGCCCATGAAGGTCGGCATCGTGTGTCCCTATTCATGGGACATGCCCGGCGGAGTCAAGCAGCACATCGACGACCTGGCGCAGGCGCTGATCGCGCAGGGGCACGACGTGTCGGTGATCGCGCCGGCGGCCGACGACGACGAGCTGCCCCCATATGTGACGGGAGCGGGGCGGGCGGTGCCGGTGCCGTACAACGGGGCGGTGGCCAGGATGTCGTTCGGCTTCCTGTCGGCGGCGCGGGTGCGGCGGTGGGTGCGTACGGGCCGGTTCGACGTGCTGCACATCCACGAGCCGCTGATCCCGAGCCTGGGCGTGCTGGCGTGCTGGGCGGCGAAGGGGCCGATCGTGGCCACGTTCCACGCGTCGTGGTCGCGCTCGCGGGCCATCGCGGTGGCCGAGCCGCTGCTGCAGAGCGCGCTGGAGAAGCTCAGCGGCCGCATCGCGGTCTCCGACGCGGCCCGCAAGAGCCTGGTGGAGCAGTTCGGCGGCGACGCGGTGCTGATCCCGAACGGCGTGACCGTCTCCCGTTACACCGAGGCCGAGCCGCTGGACGGGTGGGGTCCCGATGGGGCCACGATCGGCTTCCTCGGGCGGATGGACGAGGAGCGCAAGGGCCTGCCGATCCTGCTGGAGGCGTTCACGGCGCTGGCGGCCGCGCGGCCGGAGGTGAAGCTTCTCATCGCCGGTCCCGGCGACGAGAAGGACGTGTTCGAGCGGGTGCCCAAGCGCTTCCACGACCGGGTGACGGTGCTGGGCATGGTGAGCGAGGCCGACAAGATCCGCGCCTACCACTCGGTCGACGTGTTCTGCGCGCCCAACACGCGGGGGGAGAGCTTCGGCATCGTGCTGGCCGAGGCCATGGCCTCCGGGGCCACCGTGCTGGCCAGCGACATCCCGGCCTTCCGCAGGGTGCTCGGCCAAGGCCAGGCGGGCGCGTTGTTCGCCAACGGCGACGCCGGCTCGCTGGCGCGCGAGGCGGCCGCGCTGCTCGACGCGCCGGAGCGCCGTGCCAAGCTGGCCGCGGAGGCGCTGGTGGCGGTCAGGAAATACGACTGGTCCACGGTGGCGCGGGACGTGGTGCGCGTGTACGAGACGGTCACGACGAGCGGCGCGGGCCGCGTGGAGGAGGACCTGTGACCGCGGGCGGCCGGGGGGATGAGCTGTGACCTCCACCATGGTCATTCTGATCGTGGGCATCGTCGTGGTGCTCATGGCGGTGTACGTCTCCTGGCGGGCCGGCCGGCTCGACCGCCTGCACATCCGCCTGGAGCTGGCCCGCGAGTCGCTGGACGCCGCGCTGATGCGGCGCCGCGCGGTGGTGCTGGAGCTGGCCGGCGCGCGCCTGCTGGACCCGGCCACGTCGCTGGTGCTGGCCGCGGCCGCCCATGAGGCCAGGAGCGCCGGGCCCGAGGAGCGTGAGCACGCGGAGAGCGACCTGTCGCGGGCGCTGCGGGCGGCGGTGGACCAGGAGCGGTTCAGGGAGAAGCTGTCGGAGTCGCCTGGCGGCCGCGACCTGCTGGAGGAGCTCGACACGGCCGTGGCCAAGGTCGTCTACTCACGGCGCTTTTATAACAATGCGGTGGCGGTCACCCGTTCGGCGCAGCGCCGCTGGCTAGCGAGAACCCTGCGCCTGGCGGGTCATACGGAGTATCCCGATTTCTTCGAAATTGATGACAATCCGCCTGCGACTATGGCAACTGAATGACCTGATTTGGGGAAGCCAGTAAGCTTCATCCGGTTTTCGGGCTGAAGCGAGGAGTGTTGCAGGTGCGGCTACCCCGGATGATCACGCTCACACTTGCCGGAGCGGCCGTGCTGCTGCCCGTCGCGGCCTGCTCGTCGGACGAGCCGGCTCCAGGCAAGGTGCCACAGGCCGCTACCGTGGCGCCGAGCGAGGAGCCCGCCGAGGTCGAGGCGCACCCGTTCACCGGCAAGCCGTACGACGCGCTCAAGCCGGTGCTCGCCGTGAAGATCGAGAACACCGCGGCGGGCAAGCCCCAGCTGGGGCTGAAGAGCGCGGACATCGTCTACATCGAGCAGGTCGAGGCCGGGCTGACCCGGCTCATGGCGATCTTCTCCTCCAAGCTGCCGGCCAAGGTGGGCCCGGTCCGCAGCGCCCGCATCTCCGACCTGCACATCGCGCCGATGTTCGGCAAGCCGGCCTTCTCCTACTCGGGTGCGCAGACCCTGATGTTGCCGCTGATCGCCGAGGCGTCGCTGTTCGACGTCGGAGACACCCGCAACCCGGGGGCGTACTTCCGGCAGCCGGGCCGCTTCGCCCCGTACAACCTGTTCGCCAACACCAAGCAGCTGGTGGCCAAGGCGCCCAAGGCCAGCAAGGCCAAGGACGTCGGCTTCACCTTCGGCGACGCGCCGGCCGAGGGCGGCGTGGAGAAGAAGGCGTACACCGTCAAGTGGCCCGCCGCGCGCTTCACCTTCGCCTGGTCCGAGCAGCGCAAGATGTGGATGATCTGGCAGGACGGCAAGAAGGACATGGCCGCCGAGGGCGGGCAGCTCGGCGCGCCGACGATCGTCATCCAGTACACCAAGACGGAGCGCTCGCAGTTCCACGACAAGAACGACAGCTACACGCCGCTGGTGCACACCACGGGCAAGGGCTCGGCGATCGTGCTGCGCGACGGTAAAGCTTTCAAAGCCAAGTGGGAACGGGAATCGGAGAAGGACGGCACGACGTTCACCACGGAGAGCGGCGAGCCGATGAACTTCGCCCCCGGCCAGGTCTGGGTGGCTCTCGCCAGCCGCAAGCCCGTGATCCCCTGATCATCCTGTACAAGCTGGGCGACAAATCCTGACATCTTGGCATGTCGGGGTGGGAGTCCATCAGGACCTACCATGGGCTTGATAACTTACCGATTCGCCCTTGAGAGCCCGTGAGGAAGACCGTGTCCAGCAGCACGCCCCAGACCCCGCCGACCACTGGCCCCGTCACCGGAACCGCCCGCGTCAAGCGAGGCATGGCCGAGATGCTCAAGGGCGGCGTCATCATGGACGTCGTCACGCCCGAGCAGGCCAAGATCGCTGAGGACGCCGGCGCGGTGGCCGTCATGGCCCTCGAGCGCGTGCCCGCCGACATCCGCGCGCAAGGCGGCGTGTCCCGGATGAGCGACCCGGACATGATCGACGGCATCATCAACGCCGTGTCGATCCCCGTCATGGCCAAGGCCCGCATCGGCCACTTCCTCGAGGCCCGGGTGCTGCAGTCGCTCGGCGTGGACTACGTCGACGAGTCCGAGGTGCTCACCCCGGCCGACTACGCCAACCACATCGACAAGTGGCAGTTCACGGTGCCGTTCGTGTGCGGCGCCACCAACCTGGGCGAGGCGCTGCGCCGCATCACCGAGGGCGCGGCCATGATCCGCTCCAAGGGCGAGGCGGGCACCGGCGACGTCTCCAACGCCGTCACCCACATGCGCACTATCCGCGCCGAGCTCAAGCGGCTGGCCTCGCTGCCCGAGGATGAGCTGTACGTGGCCGCCAAGGAGCTGCAGGCCCCCTACGAGCTGGTGGCCGAGGTCGCCAAGGCCGGCAAGCTGCCGGTCGTGCTGTTCACCGCGGGCGGCATCGCCACCCCGGCCGACGCCGCGATGATGATGCAGCTGGGCGCCGAGGGCGTGTTCGTCGGCTCGGGCATCTTCAAGTCGGGTGACCCGGCCAAGCGCGCCGCGGCCATCGTCAAGGCCACCACGTTCCACGACGACCCCGACGTCATCGCCAAGGTCTCGCGCGGCCTGGGCGAGGCTATGGTCGGCATCAACGTCGACGACATCCCGCAGCCGCACCGCCTGGCCGAGCGCGGCTGGTAGTCCGGCGCGTCGTTGCAGGCCACGGACCTGCCTCCAGTGAGATGATCACTGCGGGCGGGGGCGCTGCCGGACGACGGTGACGACGGAAATTTCCGAAAGAGGCGACATCCGCGAAGGATGTCGTCTTTTTCGTGTTGTGCGGTGTTAACTACGCAGTCATGATCGTCAGTAAGGCTACGGGAAACCCCCTCACCCTCGATCGTCCCAGGAGCCACTGATGCCCAAGCTGAACCGCCGGCATTTCCTCGTCACCGGCTTAGCGGCAGGCGCCGCGGCGGCCATCCCGGCCACCGCCGCGCACGCCGACGATCCGGATCCTGCCGCCGAAACCGCCCAGAGCCTGGCCTCGCGCGGGCTGCGCACCGACCCGTTCACGCTCGGCGTCGCCTCCGGCGATCCCGACCACGAGGGCTTCGTGTTGTGGACCAGGCTCGCCCAGGAGCCTCTCGCCGAGGACGGCCTCGGCGGCATGCCGCAGCGCCCGTTCCCGGTGCTGTGGCAGGTGTACGCCGACGAGCGCCTTCGCCGCGTCGTCCGCTCCGGCGTGAGCGTGGCCGCGCCGGAATGGGGTCACAGCGTGCACGTCGAGCTGCAGAACCTCAGCTCCGACCGCGAGTACTGGTACCGCTTCCGCGTCGGCCCGTACGTCTCGCACGTCGGCCGCACCCGCACGGCCCCGCACCCGCTGTCGTACGGCGGCGGGCTGGCCATGGCCTTCGTCTCCTGCGCGCAGTTCGAGCACGGCTACTTCACGTCCTACCGCAGGCTGGCCGAGGAGCACCCCGACCTGATCCTGCACCTGGGCGATTACCAGTACGAGTACACCAAGAACACCTACAACATCCCCGGCGGCAACATCCGCCACCATGAGGGCCCCGAGACCGAGACCCTGGCCAACTACCGCCAGCGCCACGCCCAGTACAAGGCCGACCCCGACCTGCAGGCCGCGCACGCCGCCGCGCCGTGGCTGGTGGTGTGGGACGACCACGAGCTGGACAACAACTGGGCCGACGAGGTGCCGGAGCGGCCCGAGATCCCCCAGCCGAACTTCCTGTCCCGCCGCGAGGCCGCCTTCCGCGCCTACTACGAGAACATGCCGCTGCGCCGCACCTCCATCCCGCGCGGCATCGACATGCAGCTCTACCGGCGCATCCGCTGGGGCAGGATGGCCACCTTCCACATGCTCGACACCCGCCAGTACCGCGACGACCAGGGCTGCGGCGACGGCTACAAGGACTGCCCGGCCTCCATCGACCCCGCCCGCTCGATCACCGGGGCCGAGCAGGAGGCGTGGCTGCTGGACGGGTTCCGCCAGTCGCGGGCCCAGTGGGACATCCTCGGGCAGCAGGTGTTCTTCGCCCAGCGTGACAACAACGCCGGGCCCGCCAAGGTCACCAGCCAGGACGCCTGGGACGGCTACGTGGCCTCCCGGCGCCGCATCACGCAGGGCTGGGTCGATGCGCAGGTGCGCAACCCCGTGGTGCTGACCGGCGACGTGCACGCGCACTGGGCCAGCGACCTCAAGCTCGACTACGACGACCCGACCGGGCCGTCGGTGGGCTCCGAACTGGTGGCCACGTCGATCTCCACCGGCGGGAACGGGACCGACTCCGACCCGGCCACGCATCCGTTCCTGACGATCAACCCGCACCTGAAGTTCTACAACAACCAGCGCGGATACGTGCTGACGAAGATCGAGCGTGAGCAGATGGCGGCCGACTTCAAGGTCGTGCCCCGGGTCACCGATCCCGGCGCCGAGGTCTACACCCGGGCCACGTTCGTCATCGAGGACCGGGTGCCGGGGGTGCAGCAGACGTACCTGCGGCCGCTCGACCCGACGATCCTGCGCAGGCAGCCGATGACGAGCGAGGAGACCGTCCGCCTGGAGACCGAGCGCCCCTAGCGACCACACCGGCCCGGCCGCCGTCGCGGCCGGGCTGTGGTCCTCCTGCTCAGGCGCACCGTCGGCGCCAAGGCGGTGCCCGCTCACTAGGATGTCCGACCATGGTGGGACATGTCCTGCTCCTTGTGGCCGGATTGCTGGTGGCGCCCGCGCGTGCCGATCTGTCGGTCATGACCTGGAACGTCTGCACCGGCACCAACTCCGCCTGCCGCCTCTACCGGGCGAGCGCGCTCGAACTGGCCGAGACGATCGGCACGTACGCGCTCGACCAGCCGGTCAAACCCGACGTGATCTTCCTGCAGGAATTCTGCACAGGTGCGACCGGCACGCTGGAGCTCTGGCTGGAGCAACGCACCGGCCGCGGCTGGACGATCGGCTCGTGGGGCCTGCAGTCCGCGGACGGCGCCCCGTACGCCTGCCACCCCGACCGCCTCGGCCGCCCGCGCGGCGCGCAGAGCATCGCCGTCGCGGTGGCGGGCGACGCCGCCACGTTCGAGATCCATCCGCTGCCCGCCCCGCCCTGGTATGTCAAGCGCGCCGCCGTCTGCGCGACCATCCCCGCCAGGAAGGTCCACGCCTGCGGCACCCACCTGTCCTCCGGCGCCCAGTACGACGACCGGCAGCCCGGCGCGCCCTACCGGACCAGGCAGCTGAAACGACTGCTGGAGGTCGTCGCCAAGCCCGGATACCGGACGATCGCCGGAGGCGACCTCAACGTCTCGCCCCCGGACGGTGGGTACGGCAGCGCCGCCGGCCGCCGCGCGGTCGCGCCGTGGTACCGGGCGTATCAGGAATGCGACCAGCGCGGCGCGCGGCGCACCGGACGCTGGAGCCGCGAGGGCAAGAAACTCGACTACCTGTTCGCCCCGAAAGGCACGGTGCGGCGCTGCCACGTCGACCGCCGCGTCATCCTGTCCGACCACAAACCCGTCTACGCCAAGCTGGCCCTGTAGGCGCGGACTGCGTCCGCCACCTGCAGCGCGCCGCTGAACGCGCGCCGCTGAAGGAAGATGCCAGGCCATCCTGGTGTTGAATGGTCGGTACCCGCACCCGAACGGAAGGATCGACTGTGCCCACGATCGGCGTACTCGCTCTCCAAGGAGACGTGCGCGAGCATGTGCGCATGCTTCAGGAGGCAGGCGCGACGGCCCATGCCGTCCGCAGACCGGCCGAGCTGGACGCGGTCGACGGACTCGTCATCCCCGGCGGCGAGTCCACCACCATGTGGAAGCTCGCCGAGACCTTCGACATGCTCCAGCCGCTGCGGATGCGGATCAAGGAGGGCATGCCCGCCTACGGTTCCTGCGCCGGCATGATCATGCTGGCCGACAGGATCGAGGACGGCATCGCCGGGCAGCAGACGATCGGCGGCATCGACATGGTGGTCAGGCGCAACGCGTTCGGCCGCCAGGTGGACTCGTTCGAGGAGGATCTGGACTTCGCGGGCGACCGGGTGCACGCGGTGTTCATCCGCGCTCCCTGGGTCGAATCCGTCGGCGGCGATGTCGAAGTGCTGGGCCGGTGCGAGCCTGGGGATAGGATCGTCGCGGTCCGTCAAGGTCCGCTGCTCGCGACATCGTTCCACCCCGAACTCACCGGGGACGCTCGCGTGCACCGTTACTTCGTAGACATGGTTAGGGAGCTCTAAGTAATGTCCGGCCACTCCAAATGGGCGACGACGAAGCACAAGAAGGCAGCGCTCGACGCCAAGCGGGGCAAGCTGTTCGCCAAGCTCATCAAGAACATCGAAGTGGCGGCCCGCACCGGTGGCCCTGACCCGGACGCCAACCCCACCCTCTTCGACGCCATCTTCAAGGCGAAGAAGAACTCCGTGCCCAACGACAACATCGAGCGGGCCCGCAAGCGCGGCGGCGGTCTGGAGGCCGGCGGCGCCGACTGGCAGACGATCATGTACGAGGGTTACGCGCCGGGCGGCGTCGCGGTGCTCATCGAGTGCCTCACCGACAACCGCAACCGCGCCGCCTCCGAGGTGCGCGTCGCGCTGAC includes:
- a CDS encoding elongation factor G-like protein EF-G2, coding for MAERNTGGAAGAAGRAPAADRADAIRNVVLVGHSGAGKTTLVEQLLAATGTIQRPGRVEDGNTVSDFDEVEVRQQRSVNLALAPLLHNGIKINLLDTPGYADFVGDLRAGLRAADAALFVVSASDGIDGLTQMLWEECAQVGMPRAVVITKIDHQRADFDEVLATCQDVFGDGVAPLYLPVITNGHVNGLIGLLTQKFYNYATGARIEKEPGAEYETQIEEYRGSLIEGIIQESEDETLMERYLEGEPMDTKVLIEDLEKAVARGSFYPVLCSGLGVGMQEVLEVITQGFPSPLEHPMPEITDLSGKPVKGIACDPDGPLVAEVVKTTSDPYVGRISLVRVFSGTLRPDMTVHVSGHGLADRGHEDHDVDERIGTLTCPLGKQQRGAAKGMAGDIVAVAKLSRAETGDTLSDVEQPLLMTAWAMPDPLLPVAIRAKSKADEDKLSQALGRLVAEDPTLRLENNAETRQLVLWCMGEAHTDVLLDRLSKRHGVEVERIELRVPLRETFGGKCQAMGRNVKQTGGHGQYAICHLEVEPLPSGGGFEFVDKIVGGVVPRQFIPSVEKGVRAQMERGVVAGYPMVDVRVTLYDGKAHSVDSSDMAFQIAGQLALKEAAAKVPTLLLEPVDELSVLVADDHVGSVMSDLSSRRGRVLGTEPVGTGRTLVKAEVPELEITRYAIDLRSMSHGTGTFTRSFLRYEPLPPNLASKVAAED
- the pgsA gene encoding phosphatidylinositol phosphate synthase, whose product is MAYDRTAMLKLLRPAMTRILTPLGRALVGRGIGPNAVTAIGTLGTVVSALTFFPLGHLTVGALVITVFVLFDLLDGVVARLGGKGGSTWGAFLDSTLDRVADAAIFAGLILYFVSRQDTLMASVTLVCLIAGTLVSYAKARAEGLGLTADVGLAERPERLVVALVAACFSGLGVPYILPAGMWLLAAASVITVGQRVMAVYRQTREK
- a CDS encoding phosphatidylinositol mannoside acyltransferase; this encodes MSEKASFGDRVVAAGFAAGWKLVPLLPERPTAAVFGFLADRVWARRGKSVRRLESNLARVTGLDVGSRELRELTRAGMRSYFRYFHEIFRLPSMKTEEIVRRTHVIGAEHVHDTVAAGRGVVLALPHMGNWDQAGAWLVGVGHPFTTVAERLRPESLFRRYVAFREGLGMEVLPLTGGDGHNFASLAIRVRKGGVVCLPAERDLTKSGVEVRFFGATTKVPAGPPLLAVQTGAALLPAIVYFVDGDWGIHIHEEVPVPQEGTRQEKVAVVAQRLADVFEKGISEHPEDWHMLQRLWLEDLPAQKVGP
- a CDS encoding glycosyltransferase family 4 protein, with translation MKVGIVCPYSWDMPGGVKQHIDDLAQALIAQGHDVSVIAPAADDDELPPYVTGAGRAVPVPYNGAVARMSFGFLSAARVRRWVRTGRFDVLHIHEPLIPSLGVLACWAAKGPIVATFHASWSRSRAIAVAEPLLQSALEKLSGRIAVSDAARKSLVEQFGGDAVLIPNGVTVSRYTEAEPLDGWGPDGATIGFLGRMDEERKGLPILLEAFTALAAARPEVKLLIAGPGDEKDVFERVPKRFHDRVTVLGMVSEADKIRAYHSVDVFCAPNTRGESFGIVLAEAMASGATVLASDIPAFRRVLGQGQAGALFANGDAGSLAREAAALLDAPERRAKLAAEALVAVRKYDWSTVARDVVRVYETVTTSGAGRVEEDL
- a CDS encoding DUF3048 domain-containing protein, which translates into the protein MRLPRMITLTLAGAAVLLPVAACSSDEPAPGKVPQAATVAPSEEPAEVEAHPFTGKPYDALKPVLAVKIENTAAGKPQLGLKSADIVYIEQVEAGLTRLMAIFSSKLPAKVGPVRSARISDLHIAPMFGKPAFSYSGAQTLMLPLIAEASLFDVGDTRNPGAYFRQPGRFAPYNLFANTKQLVAKAPKASKAKDVGFTFGDAPAEGGVEKKAYTVKWPAARFTFAWSEQRKMWMIWQDGKKDMAAEGGQLGAPTIVIQYTKTERSQFHDKNDSYTPLVHTTGKGSAIVLRDGKAFKAKWERESEKDGTTFTTESGEPMNFAPGQVWVALASRKPVIP
- the pdxS gene encoding pyridoxal 5'-phosphate synthase lyase subunit PdxS, whose translation is MRKTVSSSTPQTPPTTGPVTGTARVKRGMAEMLKGGVIMDVVTPEQAKIAEDAGAVAVMALERVPADIRAQGGVSRMSDPDMIDGIINAVSIPVMAKARIGHFLEARVLQSLGVDYVDESEVLTPADYANHIDKWQFTVPFVCGATNLGEALRRITEGAAMIRSKGEAGTGDVSNAVTHMRTIRAELKRLASLPEDELYVAAKELQAPYELVAEVAKAGKLPVVLFTAGGIATPADAAMMMQLGAEGVFVGSGIFKSGDPAKRAAAIVKATTFHDDPDVIAKVSRGLGEAMVGINVDDIPQPHRLAERGW
- a CDS encoding alkaline phosphatase D family protein, whose amino-acid sequence is MPKLNRRHFLVTGLAAGAAAAIPATAAHADDPDPAAETAQSLASRGLRTDPFTLGVASGDPDHEGFVLWTRLAQEPLAEDGLGGMPQRPFPVLWQVYADERLRRVVRSGVSVAAPEWGHSVHVELQNLSSDREYWYRFRVGPYVSHVGRTRTAPHPLSYGGGLAMAFVSCAQFEHGYFTSYRRLAEEHPDLILHLGDYQYEYTKNTYNIPGGNIRHHEGPETETLANYRQRHAQYKADPDLQAAHAAAPWLVVWDDHELDNNWADEVPERPEIPQPNFLSRREAAFRAYYENMPLRRTSIPRGIDMQLYRRIRWGRMATFHMLDTRQYRDDQGCGDGYKDCPASIDPARSITGAEQEAWLLDGFRQSRAQWDILGQQVFFAQRDNNAGPAKVTSQDAWDGYVASRRRITQGWVDAQVRNPVVLTGDVHAHWASDLKLDYDDPTGPSVGSELVATSISTGGNGTDSDPATHPFLTINPHLKFYNNQRGYVLTKIEREQMAADFKVVPRVTDPGAEVYTRATFVIEDRVPGVQQTYLRPLDPTILRRQPMTSEETVRLETERP
- a CDS encoding endonuclease/exonuclease/phosphatase family protein; the protein is MVGHVLLLVAGLLVAPARADLSVMTWNVCTGTNSACRLYRASALELAETIGTYALDQPVKPDVIFLQEFCTGATGTLELWLEQRTGRGWTIGSWGLQSADGAPYACHPDRLGRPRGAQSIAVAVAGDAATFEIHPLPAPPWYVKRAAVCATIPARKVHACGTHLSSGAQYDDRQPGAPYRTRQLKRLLEVVAKPGYRTIAGGDLNVSPPDGGYGSAAGRRAVAPWYRAYQECDQRGARRTGRWSREGKKLDYLFAPKGTVRRCHVDRRVILSDHKPVYAKLAL